The following coding sequences lie in one Spea bombifrons isolate aSpeBom1 chromosome 5, aSpeBom1.2.pri, whole genome shotgun sequence genomic window:
- the LOC128497463 gene encoding phospholipase A2 inhibitor gamma subunit B-like, which translates to MSRPLLLCVLLAAVTTGSSLQCMQCTDVAGKTCAGIAVNCAPTSDVCTSTLVQDEIDTSDPESMFLLDGSRNKTSYMFLRDCGNSSDCNKVVILRTPYNRMVKSTRCCRSNLCTPETPKPIPESAQNGVTCPGCLTVTQDRCEKYKPVSCRGNEQNCFSFSSKPSKGSDVSYALSGCASQSACNMELEIGNQVQCTSGSEDLYLPLLLVALTTWSHLLY; encoded by the exons GCTCCTCGCTGCAGTGCATGCAGTGCACAGACGTCGCGGGAAAGACCTGCGCCGGGATAGCCGTGAACTGCGCTCCCACCTCCGACGTGTGCACGTCAACGCTCGTCCAAGACGAGATCG ACACCTCAGACCCAGAAAGCATGTTTCTTCTCGACGGATCCC GAAATAAAACGTCGTACATGTTTTTAAGGGATTGCGGGAATTCTAGCGACTGCAATAAGGTGGTGATTTTGAGAACCCCCTATAACCGAATGGTGAAAAGCACCCGGTGCTGCAGGTCCAACCTCTGCACCCCCGAAACCCCCAAAC CGATACCGGAAAGCGCACAGAACGGCGTCACGTGTCCCGGCTGCCTCACGGTCACGCAGGATCGGTGCGAAAAGTACAAGCCGGTGAGCTGCAGGGGCAACGAGCAAAACTGCTTCTCCTTCTCCAGCAAACCCTCCAAAGGAAGTGACG TGTCGTATGCGTTGAGCGGCTGCGCCTCGCAGTCTGCATGTAACATGGAGCTGGAGATCGGTAATCAGGTCCAGTGCACCAGCGGGAGTGAAGATCTGTACCTACCCCTGCTCCTCGTGGCCCTCACCACCTGGAGTCACCTCCTGTACTGA
- the LOC128497454 gene encoding alanine aminotransferase 2-like, producing the protein MTSPRKLLTLESLSAAVTDIRVPLLGSLSVRAAEVQRELQEGAVKPFEELAACHLGDPHATGQRPCTFLRQVAALCSYPALLDSDVFPEDAKNKAKAIMRTLDGGSVGSYNPGYTSQTLPRKIARFIERRDGAPCDPRNVIVSGGATEAIVSVLALVVNEEEPLKTGIMVSAPRCPLYPDVIAMCGAVVVEYELDEERGWSLNADNIRRSLSAARRRCQPKVLCVINPGDPTGRVESREGIEEVIRLAAEVNLLLFADEVYQEDVFGAGAAFHSFKKVLCEMGPPYSEQIQLVSVNSISKGVFGECGLRGGYVEFVNIDPSVFEKLYVLKSFNLPNVLGSLALEVLVDPPQPGDPSYGTFIQERQTVLSNLAEKARLTEEILNRAPGIRCNPAQGAIYSFPRIEIPDKAMKLAEARGMEPDTFFCHQLLEDTGIVLAAGSSFGQAEGTHHIRVTLLPPVEKLTNILKKIVEFHGSFMRKYS; encoded by the exons ATGACCTCCCCAAGGAAGCTGCTGACCCTGGAGTCCCTGAGTGCGGCCGTTACAGACATTCGGGTTCCTCTCCTGGGCTCTCTGTCCGTCAGGGCCGCAGAGGTGCAGCGGGAGCTGCAGGAG GGGGCCGTGAAACCGTTTGAGGAGCTCGCAGCCTGTCACCTGGGGGACCCTCATGCCACGGGGCAGCGGCCCTGCACCTTCCTGAGACAG GTGGCCGCGCTGTGTTCCTACCCGGCTCTCTTGGACAGCGATGTTTTCCCAGAGGACGCCAAGAATAAAGCCAAGGCCATCATGAGGACGCTGGACGGCGGCTCCGTGG gcaGCTACAACCCCGGGTACACATCGCAGACCCTGCCGCGCAAGATTGCCCGCTTCATAGAGAGGCGCGACGGGGCCCCCTGTGACCCCAGGAATGTGATTGTGTCCGGCGGGGCCACGGAGGCCATTGTG AGCGTGCTGGCCTTGGTGGTAAATGAAGAGGAGCCTCTGAAGACGGGCATCATGGTGTCAGCGCCCCGGTGCCCGCTGTACCCGGACGTCATCGCCATGTGTGGGGCAGTCGTGGTGGAGTATGAGCTGGACGAGGAGCGCGGGTGGTCTCTGAACGCGGACAACATCCGGCGGTCTCTGTCCGCAGCCAGGAGGCGCTGCCAGCCGAAGGTCCTCTGCGTCATCAACCCCGGAGACCCAACCG GGCGAGTGGAGAGCAGGGAAGGCATTGAAGAGGTGATCCGATTGGCTGCTGAGGTGAACCTGCTGTTATTTGCCGATGAG GTGTATCAGGAGGATGTTTTCGGCGCAGGCGCGGCTTTCCATTCCTTTAAGAAGGTTCTGTGTGAGATGGGCCCCCCGTACTCGGAGCAGATACAGCTCGTGTCGGTCAACTCCATCTCCAAGGGGGTCTTCGGAGA GTGCGGCCTGCGTGGCGGGTACGTAGAGTTTGTGAATATTGACCCATCTGTGTTTGAGAAGCTTTACGTCCTAAAGTCCTTCAACCTGCCCAATGTTCTTGGCTCTCTGGCCCTCGAGGTGCTGGTGGACCCGCCACAGCCAGGAGACCCATCCTATGGCACCTTTATACAG GAGAGGCAAACGGTGCTCAGCAACCTGGCGGAGAAAGCGCGTCTGACCGAGGAGATCCTGAACCGGGCCCCGGGGATCCGCTGTAACCCAGCCCAGGGAGCCATCTACTCCTTCCCCAGGATCGAGATCCCGGACAAGGCCATGAAACTGGCGGAG GCCCGAGGCATGGAGCCCGATACGTTCTTCTGCCACCAGCTTCTGGAGGACACGGGCATCGTTCTGGCTGCGGGGAGCAGTTTCGGACAAGCAGAGGGGACCCACCACATCAG GGTCACTCTGCTCCCTCCTGTCGAGAAGCTGAcgaatattttgaagaaaattgTAGAATTCCACGGCAGCTTCATGCGCAAATATTCCTGA